In Sebastes fasciatus isolate fSebFas1 chromosome 8, fSebFas1.pri, whole genome shotgun sequence, the DNA window gatcagtgctgcctagttggaccatttgatcagagtttgtgagtgattgacagctgctcagagactgcaaggctccagctcggctctgattggttgttttcctccggtctgtgaaatcttgcagatgccattaggagcaccggaggacacagaggcacatgatttctttcagattacctgtctcatgcactactgtcaggatacagtgaccgttttataaaaataactttttttcatcatatttactccaattctaccgactgcagctttaagatgaATACAGAGTATTCATCTTAGATGCCACAACAGTTGTACTTCACATTTATGTTTTGTACTTACAGATTTGACCGTTATGGATCGCCGTTGGGATGTTGCTGGTCACTATAACATTGCTGCTGAGGTGCTCCTGAACCAGGTGAGGGTGCAGAGAGTGAGGAGCGTGTGGAGCCTCATTGGCAGAACCTGAAAGACACGCAAAATACAGTCTTAATTTCTACAGCATATCTGACCGCACAAAGAATGCCACGCTCGTCTCTATTGTCTATTTTGTTAATACACGTGGATTCTGCATACTGACccaaagcttttaagatcagcGGTCGTGGTTGTATACAAATGATCTCACCTCCGAGAAGCATTTCTTGCAGCAGGTTGTCGATCTTGGCCATGCCAAAGAGTTTGACAAACTGGATCTGCTCGATCATCTGCCAGGTGATGCTCTGTAGcgtcggcagcagcagcagcagctccccgAAGCGGCCCCGGGAGTCGTACTGCCTGTCGTTGATGTAGTCCTCCAGGCTGACCTGGACTTGGTATCGCATCCGCTTGATCTTTCCAGGGTCACTCAGACCTTTAGCATCTGTGGGCAAATAAAGGCAGGGGGTGTTTACAAAGAGAAGTGTGATAATGAGTTGTAACTTTTCGTCTGTGTACGGCGTCTGCTAGAATACTTCTCACTGATGTTATTGGCTTGAAACGTAGCACAACACAATCCAAAAGATTAGTCAGTACCTGGGTCAAAGAAAACTATGGCTTTCAAGCAGGCGTATTCATTGTCGTCTATCTGGAGCTCCTGGAAGGGAAGCACCAGCTCATCCAGGATTCTCACCGCCACCCGACCCACCTCCAACTCCGGGCAGTTTCTGGGAATGATGTGGTCATTTCCTGCAGGAGCAtcacattttagttttagtgCATGAGGAGACTTTTTGTAACACATTTGGGCAATAAGAGTGTGGTAAAACACTCCTTCGTGTGTCAGTTTTACCTAATAAGAGGATGTCTTTGTAAAGCATGGACCTCTTTGCAGCGCCGAGCAAGAGGTGTTCTCCAGCGTGAGCTCGCAGCAACGCCACCTGAAACAAAGCGAATTTATTGACTTATTAGCTGTGTGATAGAAAAGTCTGCAATCTTCTACATGTTCAaagatagggctgtcaaagttaacgcaataataacgcaaatttgttttaacgccatcatatgaaactagaaaacctaaggaatccatttgtaccaaccatatcgggctaaataacactccaaacttgcacaaaattttggcgaggaaaaactgtcatggccattttcaaaggggtcacttgacctttgacctcaatatatgtgaatgaaaatgggttctatgggtacccacgagtctcccctttacagacatgcccactttatgataatcagatgcagtttggggcaagtcatagtcaagtcagcacactgacacactgacagctgttgttgcctgttgggctgcagtttgccatgtcatgatttgagcatatttatatgctaaatacagtacctgtgagggtttctggactatatttgtcattgttttgtattgttatttgatttcccatagtaaatatatacatatgtttgcataaagcaagcacatttgcccgctcccatgttgataagagtattaaatacttgaaaaatctccctttaaggtacattttgaacagatacaaaaatgtgtgattattttgcgataaattgcgattaaatattttaatcaattgagaATATTTTAGAGTTCTATCCTTTTCTAAAAAAGTCTCACTGAAGAGCGAAAAACTCTGGAGGAAGACACTGGCTCCCTCACTGATATAACATCAGCAAATCAGTTACCAAGGCCTGGTGATCACACTGTTAATGATTCAGCACTTTTTTTTCGAGGAGGGATATAACTTTAAAACCAGCTCATCATATTCTAACTCGGGATTAAAATACATTAACCACTCTGGTTGAAGAGTTTGaggttaaaagtttttttttaaaaaatcgtttttttcaaatgcatctccttttttaactatttttttatgtatttaggAAGAACGTATCCTCTGAGGCTATTCCCGTGGGCTCCTGCAGCCCACGCTATGGTTTTGAGCCGACTGGTTGATGAGTGACCAGAGTGTCTATACAACTATGTACACTGTGTCTACGTATGAGTCTTACCTGGTCATCCAAGGGCAGGTCACAGAAAGCTGGGATGTACTTGGCCCACTCCACCAGGACCAACAGCTGCTGTTTCATGGACTCACACACGTCTGTGATGGCAGCGATCTTCTTGGTCCGTATGTCACCGTTCAGAATAGGAGCAGGGGAGGTGATCTAGATGCAGTGGAATCATTTAATGACACTTTACAGCTGATTGATCACAGCTAGATGCAATTCCCACAACATGATTTAGCAGGTCTTACCTGTCTTGACAGTACGTCTGCCTGGATGAGCGCATTGATGGACGGTAAACTGCTGTCTTCATAGCTGGATCTCCTGGTGCTGATTCTGTCTCTTTCATTCTGCACagctaaaaacaaacatgcacacacacacacacacacacagatttatgGTATCGTCACTGTCTGCTGCagctattatatatatattctgagAAAAATGTGCCATTTTCATGCAGGAAAACAATGAAAGATGTttaattttctccatttctttgTTGAACGCAGagtcatttaaaagaaaaatgagtCTTCCAAGGCTGTCATGTTTATCAGTATATGGCTATTATTGCCCGGAAATGTTTGCTCAGCATAAGCTGGTTAGAGACTTCAGCGCTGCACCGAGTGAACATTAACAAAGCGCTACTCTCGTGGGTATTGCAACACGTGAAATCAGTGGGGACAGCTCACACTCTGGCAGGGATTTGCTGAATAAATGGGAAAttctcttgtttgtttttacaaaaacacatatatattgagttgaaaatattttaaaaaagctcCTACCTTCTTTCTTCATGCCGGCTCTGAAGCATTTCTTCAGTCTGCAGTATCTGCATTGATTTCGCTTGTCTTTGTCCACGATGCATTGTCTGTTGAACCTGGAAAATGAGTGGATTAAGTTGGTTTGTTCTGTCGTAGAATCAAAAATGAAACTCGAGTGGGTGAAgcaattagagctgcaacgattggTCGATTTAATGATTGACaggaaattaattggcaacCGTTTTGATAATCGAAGAATCGTTTTAGAcgttattttaagaaaaaaaagccccaaaaaatagCGGTATCCAGCCTCTCCAATGTAAGGATTTAAAGCTTTTCatcatagtaaactgaatatatttggattttagactgttggtcggacaaaataTGACTCCTAAGAATATCAACTTGACCTCTGGGGAATTATAACAGGCATTTCTCATTAATAAAAATCAAGAAAATTATCTGTAGATTCGTTGCAGTCCAAGAAGCCACTGGGCTCTTTTTGGCAGTATTTATAGCCAATTTACTGAGACAAACAACAAGTTTTcctttgtctctctttcactctcacaAACATCAGTTGGTAACCGGCTCCACTGGCAGGGCTACGTGTGCAGATCGACAGTAGCAGAGACTTCAGTGGCAGAACTGTCCTCACCTGCACGAGTACATGTGGTTTTTGCGGACGCTTCGTCTGAAGAAGCCCTTGCAGCCGTCACAGCTGGACGCCCCGTAGTGTTTGCCGGTGGCTCTGTCTCCACATATGGCACACAGGCTGCCTGCCCCCAGGTGGCCGGTGGCGTTCATGTTGGTGCTCTCAGCCGGCGAGGAgtctgagagaaagagagaataaaTGTCTCACCAGGTCAGTATCAGTTTTAGACATGAAACCAGTGGAAGAGTGTTTTTATAGAAGCTTAAGAAATACATTTGAGCACAAGTTTAGAGGCTGCTTCTACTCGACAAGTTGGTTTGATTTAAGAAGGTGTGAACGGCCCAGAGTGAATGCAGTGATCAGCTCCATTGACGGCTGATCAAAACCAGCCTTCATGAGAACCTGAGTAGCTCAGACAGAGTCAACAGAGCATAATTGATGTCAGATTGATTGTCTCTGAAAAAGGCAATCACAGGAGACATTTTTCGTTTCAGTCACCAGACTGGGTCAATCAATCACAGAGCCATGTCACGCTATAGATTAAAGATGACTCATGAGACACTGTTATACGTTTATATGTAATAGAGTAGAAACATGTAAGTGATGAAAAAGTTGAGTGGTAAGTAATGTTCCCTTCCTTTTTTGAGTCTCGTTGGGAATTTTAGAATCAGGATCCCAGCCAGACGTCATGGGACACTGCATACATAAATAAGTTGGTGTCATTGTGAACCTGTTTTCTTCACTTTTAGACTCTGTGGGAACAGACCGTTTGTAACAGGAGATGCATGATATTCATGATACTCAAACTACTGCTTCATCAGAGGATGAATGTCAATGTGACACCACGTTGATCCACAAGCTGAAACAGGTTCAAATCACTTCAACCCTGCATTGAGAATAGAGCGGAGTCTCGTAAATCAAAGTCTCTCAGTGTTTTACTATCGTGCCCAGAGGTGATAAAAGAAGACCCCTGTAAAGGATCATCCCTCTGCGAGCAAATGGACAAATGACccctttttatcactccatgcCAGAACTCCCTCCGTCCTCTCCTGACCAAAGTTTTAAATCAGTAAAAGTTTCAAAGTTCAACGCCAGAGTTGCATATAATGGGACTCACCTGTGCCCAATGGGAGCACTTGCATGTTTTCGAACTCCAGCGTGGTATAGGCTGGGTCCAGAGCCTCGCTGTAGTCTGCCATGTCCATGTCTGCCAGTGCTTTGGACAAACAAATTCTCAACTACCTGACAGTGGGACAGAAAGACTTGTCCAAGAAGCTAATgtgcccccccccaccctcctcctcctcctcctcctccttcccttctcacaccccCACACACCTCCACTAACCCCCCCTTTAGCCTAGCTCCGCCCAGTAACAAGGTAGCTCCCTGGCCCAGTTGAGTGTGATGGGGACCCACTGGTGTCAGAGAGGAGACCAGTGACTGACAGCAGCGACTTCTACTCCTTCCCTCGTGCTACTAACCAGAGGAGAGGTGGAGTGTCTCTCTGGTTGATGGTTAACTAGCTGCTTCAATGGTGAAtcgtagtttttttttgttttttttgtggtggGGAAGAGATAGCACAACTTAGATATCTGACATCTCTCCTTGGTTCTCTTGtcagtaatggataaacaattCCTTCATGAGAGCTACGTCAGGTCAATCCTTTGCCAAATCACTCCTCCGCCACTTCAATCcagcacttttttttacagccaGCACTTTCTGTAGCATGCTGTtatcacatgcacacaaattTACAGCAGCCACATTACCTTATAAAGCAACCGAGACCAAGGTGATAAGTGACTTCActgaagtacaattttgaaggtagttgtacttgagtattttcattttatgccactttatacttccactctactacatttcagagggaaacattgtgctttttactccactacatttatctgatagcCAAACCCCAAAGTCTCCTCCATAAGACACCCAGACAGACAAAATGTTTGTCCTTTCAGTATTTAGTTCACACCAGAGATGAAGAGTCTGCCACAGCAGATCCACACTGATGCTCCTCTGCACAGATATTATACAAAACACTATACAAAATATTACAGGAAACTATGAAAGAAAGCCTGAGATACTGGTTAGATCTTCTGCTATAAAACTGACATAAGTTGCTTTACTAATTTTACTGTACTTTaatgaaatgttactgtagcctcAGTATGCTGTGCagctgtaatatactgtatgcacttaaaaaaatgaacaaatattGGATTGGATTTGGTTGACAGATACTTAATATTAAAAGACTGATCAGGAGCAATACACATGATCAAGACATTAAATCAGATCTGTGACTGTCCAACAGTTACTTTGCAAAGTCAAGATTTTACTAACAACACATACGATCATTCATACCTATATGATACATTATTATAGATGAAACTACCCGACAATATATAAAGTAGTTTAACGTTAGCGCCACTTTGGCCAACTGTCACATTAAAATActgttaatgcatcaataatacataagtacattttgttgataatacttatgtactttAAGTTGAATTCAAAGATTCTAGATCActtatttttaagttttattaattattttcttaGGTTAGGGGCTCACAAataacatacaaacatacacccATTGAAAACCAAGCAGAACTTTAACTTGAATATTTCTACTTGTGAATACTGTTTCAACCTCAGGAAACACAGTCAGATCATATCAGTCCGTCATATTCAGACCTTCTTCCATGTGTAATACGTTGTTGGTAAATCTGAGTTAATTCCAGCATAATTAAGAGGGGAAATAACTCTTGCTAAAGCAAAGTGATGCCTTTATGTAAAAGACTTCATTGTTTGTGAAAATGCAAAGTGCAGAGGCTGGCTGATCCAAAAGCTCAACCCTTGTTGTTGGAAAGGCAGCTGcatatttaaaatgcattttacaaaACTAATAATGAGGGAATGgaggaaaataaacacacagctaGGGTCACAAACTGGCGTGAGGCTGATCTTTAGTATATTTATTGTCACAATAAGTAACAAACTACTAGATATGATAGGCAGGCTGCAGAATTTATAGATaaacatataacagataaaTGAGTATGGAtgcaatattgtaaaaaaaacaacataaagagCCTAAACATTGACATTTCGAGGATCATTATGTcttatgtggaaaaaaagttaGTGACACCAATATATTTatgaaatactgttaaataGCATCAAATTGGGAGCCGCTGATGTATTACGTTATAAAACTAATTTTAAAAACACTCTTTAAAGATTTCACTGAACAGAAGGTTAAAAGTTCCTGAGTTTaaagaaaatatgtaattatgCATGTACTTATTGGTTTAAattgtatataaaatgtaaatggcCGTGATTTAGATTTCCGACGTGGAATAAATATTCCCACATGTATTGCCAATCAAATTTAAAATACTTCTCACCAGTGACACTTTATTATAACAGCCCTGATTTAGTGTACacaatatataaacataatatatggCATATAATTACACAATGACGCACTATAATGTTGTTTTAAACAGACATAaggacattttatgttttaattaatgtatttatcaaCTATTACAACTCTCATGAAGCATACTTGGTTTGTAAACAGTTAATGAATTATTGGCAATATAAGTTGTAATAAttagttttaataatattttatatgaGTATGTACTATGACGTATGTAATAAACGCTTAAATGTTCGTATTTCTGCTTGCAACCACATTATAATGGGCTACAAACAACATATTAAGTATTCatactgcttataaatgctatTATAAATGCTATAATAGCTATTATAGCTAGCTATTATTTGAAATTATTAAATGGCTAAATATTGCTAATAGAGTTACGGTTTAGCAGCAGCTCATGTGTATAAATGGCGACAGACTATTTACAGATGTTTGAACATATTAGAGACCAGTAGGTCCAGGTTTAATACAAGGCATACAGTAGTAAAAAAATGTTCAATGAATTCATAGGCTATGGTTCTTTTGGGTCTAAATCCTTTCAATATTTATAAAAACTCAATCTGCTTGTGAAGGCCAAGCGATGTAGGTGAAATCTCCGGACAAAATCCAGTAAGTGGACCTTAAATTAGACATTTTTGATCAAACTAATGAACTTGAGTACATGTATAAAGCCACCTGTGAATGGTTTGTAAATCATATAATCATAAATCATTAGATGTCATTACAGCTATGTTATACTGTGATATCAATCATTCACTAACTGTTAATACCCCAGTTATGGATGCTTCACAGGAGGAGTTATAACCgttcacaaatacatttataaacacttaaaatgtaCTTATATCTGGTTACATCTACATAAGAATAGATTATAAACAATTTATCAAGTGTTTATACACTGCTTTTAATGCTAAATAGAGGAAATTAAAGCAACATGTTACCCATTCATCTACTATATGAATTTGTCCAATCTGCAGTAAAATGTGTGACTTTTttaagtgaaaatgaaatgctAAAATAATATCTTGCATATGAAATTGGTCAAAAAGCACACATGCTTTCAGTTTTTTGGGTGATTTTCTTTCACATGTGACTTTTGTAACACACTCCTGAATGCTGAATCTGATTGttctcaaaaaaataaatgatctgCTTGTGCAAAGTGTCCACCTCCGACATGTCACACAGCAAACAGTAGTCTTGTATTTGAAGAGAAAGTGCCAGTACATAGCAGTAGGTCAACGATCCCGAGTTCGAGCTGGACCTCAGAAGCAGTAAAAACCCATGTAGGTGAACTTGTTAACTATACACTCAAACTATACTGGGAGCTcataaaattatttttcttcCAGCAGGCAAACACCATAACATTCCCAGAGGCTCCTGTGCATGATGCTGAGATGATCTGTTCAATGATTAAACTGACAAAAAAACCCTCTTAAAGTAATCCAATCAGAAATGAAAATGGAAGTGATCAACCTGTGATTAAACCTACAGAAACTGTTCTTTTCAGTCTGTCGTAGATTTAGATGCACTGATATGAAGATCATTAACAACCTGATTAACTCAATCAGGTTCAATGATTTGTGTTCAAAAAATTATTAGCAGCTTCTTTACTACAACGCTCTCAGATGATTACTCTTCTGCATCAAACTGTGCAGCTCAATTGGAGCATGTTGTTTCACTTGTGTGTACAGAGGTCATCCATTACAACATTTTCTCATGTTCGATCCGTGCTGCTCGTCTGCAATGCCCATATTTGCTCAAGAAGTGTGCTGATTATTTCAAAGCAGGGGGGGAGGGGGTGAGGATGGGGAATCAGTGTGGAGCTATGAATGAGTCACTCAGAGCAAATCTTATCTACCCCGTCATTAAAGTGCTTTTATCGCTGCTCCCATCTTAAATTTCTGTGAACTCCTCAAGGAACAGTCGTATATACAGGACTATAAAGTATAATCTGCACGGTTACAGCTTTCTTAATCATGAACTGGCAAACTGTTCTGATGTGTTAGATAGAGGGCAGGTTAGCTCGAAATTCTCCCCATAACTTATCTGCATTTTGAGGTGGGGGGTTTGTCTTATTATACTGTACCTACATTCCCAAAGCACACAGGCTGGATTGACACGTGCAGGAGGCTATAAAACGCGAAGACCTATGAACAGAATAAAGTTATAGCCGCGGTTTATTCTCCTGACAAATTCTAAAGTGGTCACCGTATTCATAAtgtaaaaccatagactgttaAATTAAGCTGAAGACCAAACTTTCAGCGCCCGCTGCTATCCGGAAAAATATCTTCATAATTCTAATGCCTgtctaaataattaataatcctAAAGGCAAAGCTTGACACTTTGAGGAATACTTTTATTccctttcttgccgagagttagatgagtagactgatatcactctcatattcatatgctaaatatgaagcctactcaagcccccaggaa includes these proteins:
- the hnf4a gene encoding hepatocyte nuclear factor 4-alpha isoform X1 translates to MDMADYSEALDPAYTTLEFENMQVLPLGTDSSPAESTNMNATGHLGAGSLCAICGDRATGKHYGASSCDGCKGFFRRSVRKNHMYSCRFNRQCIVDKDKRNQCRYCRLKKCFRAGMKKEAVQNERDRISTRRSSYEDSSLPSINALIQADVLSRQITSPAPILNGDIRTKKIAAITDVCESMKQQLLVLVEWAKYIPAFCDLPLDDQVALLRAHAGEHLLLGAAKRSMLYKDILLLGNDHIIPRNCPELEVGRVAVRILDELVLPFQELQIDDNEYACLKAIVFFDPDAKGLSDPGKIKRMRYQVQVSLEDYINDRQYDSRGRFGELLLLLPTLQSITWQMIEQIQFVKLFGMAKIDNLLQEMLLGGSANEAPHAPHSLHPHLVQEHLSSNVIVTSNIPTAIHNGQISTPETPIPSPPTASSSEHYILAQGVIATVPKQPTSIPQPIITKQEAI
- the hnf4a gene encoding hepatocyte nuclear factor 4-alpha isoform X2, producing MVNVNTQVSSSMELPFDSSPAESTNMNATGHLGAGSLCAICGDRATGKHYGASSCDGCKGFFRRSVRKNHMYSCRFNRQCIVDKDKRNQCRYCRLKKCFRAGMKKEAVQNERDRISTRRSSYEDSSLPSINALIQADVLSRQITSPAPILNGDIRTKKIAAITDVCESMKQQLLVLVEWAKYIPAFCDLPLDDQVALLRAHAGEHLLLGAAKRSMLYKDILLLGNDHIIPRNCPELEVGRVAVRILDELVLPFQELQIDDNEYACLKAIVFFDPDAKGLSDPGKIKRMRYQVQVSLEDYINDRQYDSRGRFGELLLLLPTLQSITWQMIEQIQFVKLFGMAKIDNLLQEMLLGGSANEAPHAPHSLHPHLVQEHLSSNVIVTSNIPTAIHNGQISTPETPIPSPPTASSSEHYILAQGVIATVPKQPTSIPQPIITKQEAI